One region of Halomonas huangheensis genomic DNA includes:
- a CDS encoding cold-shock protein, whose protein sequence is MKRRVVIRCGFVSLLLAAPSPLLITLLLSLVTGVTTEQLLAIVEENQLLKGYVATAAGVFALLLVATLAVNALTPQQVSLAGVEDDDREIGEVKWFNVNKGYGFITRDDGEDVFVHFRAIRGRGHRTLAEGQKVRYYVVKNDRGLQADDVTVIT, encoded by the coding sequence ATGAAGAGAAGGGTTGTTATTCGTTGTGGTTTTGTCAGTCTGCTGCTGGCTGCTCCGTCACCGTTGTTGATCACTCTGTTGCTCAGTCTCGTTACCGGTGTCACTACCGAACAGTTGTTGGCAATCGTCGAAGAAAACCAACTACTGAAGGGGTATGTGGCAACTGCGGCAGGGGTATTTGCCCTGTTGTTGGTAGCGACACTGGCAGTCAATGCCTTGACCCCGCAGCAGGTATCGCTGGCGGGTGTCGAGGACGATGATCGCGAGATCGGCGAGGTCAAGTGGTTCAACGTCAACAAGGGCTATGGTTTCATTACCCGAGATGACGGAGAGGACGTTTTTGTCCATTTTCGCGCCATCCGTGGTCGTGGCCATCGTACTCTGGCTGAGGGTCAGAAAGTGCGCTACTACGTAGTAAAAAATGACCGTGGACTTCAGGCGGATGACGTGACCGTCATTACCTGA